One stretch of Deltaproteobacteria bacterium DNA includes these proteins:
- a CDS encoding transposase, protein SHSWFNRFRKLLVRYEKLTDSYLALCHLAAAIIASRKAGLIYE, encoded by the coding sequence TCTCTCACTCATGGTTCAACCGTTTCAGGAAACTACTGGTCAGGTATGAAAAACTCACCGACTCCTACTTGGCCCTTTGTCATTTGGCTGCGGCAATAATCGCCTCACGAAAGGCAGGGCTTATTTACGAATAA